A window of the Spirochaetota bacterium genome harbors these coding sequences:
- a CDS encoding methyl-accepting chemotaxis protein, with protein sequence MNSNHAATDGIESVRKDLKNFTTMFIISTESVSFLAIIPMIVLYAWTNFNMSPEQAAVFFQWVAVAVTFGLISTNITDRIIIAPISRYFKKLLRNEPVSDEEYLRAQIRFFKLPYIHAVNSAFQWLVGLSVCAVPFTLTADNLTAMQIINVYLVVIIIPPFGGVLFFLLTEIFLQKLLNKGIFSHLALKSFNLKMSLMRRVFLSIILVLIVPSIALNGYYLVFIENARLITSVSIAKLGGIILFGIVMAVSVVIALWKSMSEKIRLISTFIERIGSGDLATAKSLFAVIDELTNINQTVYVMKKNISTMMSDINTISAQIDNSSNDTSRITQSFSEVTQNQAATVEEVTATIEEISAGMDQIATGAQGQVMSLKSLIDRMGDLSRIIKELSENVSSASELFGGISAEALQGEESLRQMNDSMLTINASSQEMTNIVSIIQDISDKINLLSLNASIEAARAGEAGRGFAVVADEISKLAENTASSVKDIDRLIKTSDGEIRKGLSGVTDVVDRIGRIGTGINSMNEMVENIAGIMQKQIDINEMVDQEANKVMIKSREIEGATMEQKTAITEVVHSITRINELTQTISAGSEEITSNTDENAKMASELKAKVEQFRIA encoded by the coding sequence ATGAATAGTAACCATGCTGCCACGGACGGTATCGAATCTGTCCGAAAAGACCTGAAGAATTTCACGACCATGTTTATCATCTCCACGGAGAGCGTGAGCTTCCTGGCCATAATTCCCATGATCGTGCTGTATGCATGGACCAACTTCAACATGAGTCCCGAACAGGCCGCTGTTTTTTTCCAGTGGGTCGCGGTGGCGGTTACCTTCGGCTTGATATCGACGAATATAACCGATCGCATCATCATCGCGCCGATATCCAGGTATTTTAAAAAGCTCCTGCGCAATGAACCGGTGTCAGACGAGGAGTATCTGCGGGCCCAGATCAGGTTTTTCAAGCTCCCCTACATTCATGCGGTGAACTCGGCCTTCCAATGGCTGGTCGGTCTCAGCGTTTGCGCAGTTCCCTTTACCCTGACCGCCGACAACCTGACGGCAATGCAGATCATCAATGTGTACCTCGTCGTCATTATCATCCCGCCCTTTGGAGGAGTGCTTTTTTTCCTGCTTACGGAGATCTTTTTACAGAAACTGCTTAACAAGGGGATCTTCAGCCACCTCGCGCTGAAAAGCTTCAACTTGAAAATGAGCCTGATGAGGCGTGTGTTCCTGTCGATCATCTTGGTTCTGATCGTGCCTTCCATCGCTCTGAACGGCTACTATCTGGTCTTCATAGAGAACGCCCGCCTGATAACGTCGGTTTCCATCGCGAAGCTCGGCGGCATCATCCTTTTCGGGATTGTCATGGCGGTCAGTGTGGTGATCGCCCTCTGGAAATCCATGTCGGAGAAGATCAGGCTGATATCAACGTTCATCGAAAGGATCGGCAGCGGCGATCTCGCGACGGCCAAGAGCCTTTTCGCCGTCATCGACGAGCTGACGAACATCAACCAGACCGTGTACGTCATGAAAAAGAACATAAGCACCATGATGTCCGACATCAATACGATCTCCGCGCAGATCGATAATTCAAGCAATGACACCTCCCGGATCACCCAGTCCTTTTCCGAGGTCACGCAGAACCAGGCGGCCACCGTGGAGGAGGTGACCGCGACCATTGAAGAGATATCGGCGGGGATGGACCAGATCGCCACGGGCGCCCAGGGGCAGGTGATGAGCCTGAAATCGCTCATCGACCGGATGGGGGACCTGTCGCGGATTATAAAGGAGCTTTCGGAGAACGTTTCGAGCGCGTCGGAGCTCTTTGGAGGAATTTCCGCGGAAGCGCTCCAGGGGGAGGAATCGCTGCGCCAGATGAACGACAGCATGCTCACCATAAACGCGAGCTCCCAGGAGATGACGAACATCGTGAGCATCATCCAGGACATATCGGATAAAATAAACCTCCTGTCGCTCAACGCGTCCATCGAGGCGGCGCGGGCCGGGGAGGCCGGCAGGGGTTTTGCCGTCGTCGCTGACGAAATATCGAAGCTGGCGGAAAACACGGCGTCCAGCGTAAAGGACATCGACAGGCTCATAAAGACGTCCGACGGCGAGATCCGCAAAGGGCTTTCCGGCGTCACCGACGTGGTGGACCGAATCGGCCGGATCGGGACCGGCATCAACTCCATGAACGAGATGGTGGAGAATATAGCGGGGATCATGCAGAAACAGATCGATATCAACGAGATGGTCGATCAGGAAGCGAACAAGGTCATGATCAAGTCCCGGGAGATCGAGGGCGCCACCATGGAGCAGAAGACCGCCATTACCGAGGTCGTGCATTCCATCACCAGGATCAACGAGCTGACCCAGACCATCAGCGCCGGGTCCGAGGAGATCACGTCCAATACGGACGAGAACGCGAAAATGGCCAGTGAACTCAAGGCCAAGGTCGAGCAGTTCAGGATCGCCTGA
- a CDS encoding glycerol-3-phosphate acyltransferase yields the protein MKLIFIMMLSYLAGSVNFSILLFRFLGKGDPRKSYSGNAGVTNVYRLAGPVWAAAVLLLDIGRAVAVALIATWILSPVQVPWAGLALVAGNTYPCFHRFRGGKGVANYLGFTAVVTPAGAVVSAIAWVLVYLVKRLPFVASFAMIAVLALGTIAACDYSAVAAVGSIVTALFIVFNHRKNIMEMMERAKKEEPPDRDEG from the coding sequence ATGAAACTAATTTTTATAATGATGCTGTCCTACCTGGCCGGGTCGGTTAATTTTTCCATCCTGCTGTTCCGTTTCCTGGGCAAGGGGGACCCGCGTAAAAGCTACAGCGGCAACGCCGGCGTGACCAACGTGTACCGCCTGGCGGGGCCGGTGTGGGCCGCGGCGGTGCTCCTCCTCGACATCGGCAGGGCCGTGGCCGTGGCCCTTATCGCGACATGGATCCTTTCGCCGGTACAGGTCCCCTGGGCGGGACTTGCCCTCGTGGCCGGGAACACCTATCCCTGTTTCCACCGGTTCCGCGGGGGCAAGGGCGTGGCCAACTACCTGGGATTCACCGCGGTGGTTACACCGGCCGGGGCGGTCGTGTCCGCCATTGCCTGGGTCCTGGTCTACCTTGTGAAGAGACTGCCCTTCGTGGCCTCCTTTGCCATGATCGCCGTGCTGGCCCTGGGAACCATAGCCGCCTGCGACTACAGCGCGGTTGCGGCGGTTGGTTCTATCGTCACGGCGCTTTTCATTGTCTTCAATCACCGGAAAAACATAATGGAAATGATGGAGAGGGCAAAAAAGGAGGAGCCCCCCGACAGGGACGAGGGTTGA
- a CDS encoding response regulator transcription factor, protein MKNDGDPIYSVLIVEDEVPARELLVDCLVTRNELKLSGIARNGEEALSKLSGGEYDLVFMDINLPCLSGIEVLRRVKKPPYVIFTTAYEAYAISAFDVGAVDFLLKPFTMERFDRSVEKFLNMTEAAARKESGVHGSADLGLAYRAGGKHRILPYNDIVYACSRGRSSIIHTLSGSVEVPMILKDLELKIPAGLFVRIHKQHIVNVTFIAEVEYYIGGQYLAHLKDEDESILTVGRKYAPYLKSRLNMD, encoded by the coding sequence ATGAAGAATGATGGAGATCCAATATATTCAGTTCTTATCGTGGAGGATGAAGTACCGGCACGGGAGCTCCTGGTGGATTGCCTTGTGACACGCAATGAGCTCAAACTCTCCGGCATCGCCAGGAACGGCGAAGAGGCCCTGTCGAAACTCTCCGGCGGGGAATACGACCTTGTATTCATGGACATCAACCTTCCCTGCCTTTCCGGCATCGAGGTGCTGCGGCGCGTCAAAAAGCCGCCCTATGTGATATTCACCACCGCTTACGAGGCTTACGCCATCAGCGCCTTTGACGTGGGCGCGGTGGATTTTCTCCTCAAGCCCTTCACCATGGAGCGATTTGACCGTTCCGTAGAGAAGTTCCTGAACATGACCGAAGCCGCCGCGAGGAAGGAGAGCGGCGTCCATGGTTCTGCGGACCTGGGCCTGGCCTACCGCGCCGGGGGGAAGCACCGCATCCTGCCATACAATGATATCGTGTACGCGTGCTCGCGGGGGAGGAGCTCCATTATCCATACCCTCTCCGGTTCCGTGGAGGTGCCCATGATCCTGAAGGACCTGGAGCTCAAAATCCCGGCCGGTCTCTTTGTCAGGATCCATAAACAGCACATTGTGAATGTCACTTTTATTGCGGAGGTGGAATACTATATCGGAGGCCAGTATCTCGCCCACCTCAAGGATGAGGATGAGAGCATTCTCACGGTGGGAAGAAAATACGCCCCCTATCTCAAATCGCGGCTGAACATGGATTGA
- a CDS encoding histidine kinase has translation MNPHFLFNSLNTVHALIGRDRVRADQAVIMLADNYRFLIDYSFLSLIPFDTEWRFVENYLKLEELRFEDSLSITMERHGDFTSIRIPPLTIQPLVENALKHGFRRKGGHGMIRIHAEAGDSRVLICVSDNGPGPSSADLFSRSLGNIRNRLNHYYRDVEMTIDKAEGGGALARLAFSYENNITIGMRSAL, from the coding sequence ATGAATCCCCACTTCCTGTTTAACTCCCTCAACACGGTCCACGCTCTGATCGGCAGGGACCGCGTCAGGGCAGACCAGGCCGTCATCATGCTGGCCGATAATTACCGGTTCCTGATCGACTATTCCTTTCTTTCGCTGATCCCCTTTGACACTGAATGGCGCTTTGTGGAAAACTATCTGAAGCTGGAGGAGCTTCGCTTCGAAGATTCACTGTCGATCACCATGGAGCGACACGGCGATTTTACGTCGATCCGGATCCCGCCCCTGACGATTCAGCCGCTGGTCGAGAACGCGCTGAAGCACGGGTTTCGCCGGAAGGGGGGCCATGGAATGATCAGGATCCATGCGGAAGCGGGAGATAGCCGGGTGTTGATTTGCGTGAGTGATAATGGTCCGGGACCATCATCCGCTGATCTATTCTCCCGTTCCCTCGGCAATATACGGAACCGCCTGAATCATTATTACCGGGACGTGGAGATGACTATCGATAAAGCGGAGGGCGGTGGGGCCCTGGCCCGTCTCGCCTTTTCCTATGAAAACAATATAACAATAGGCATGAGGAGCGCTCTATGA
- a CDS encoding beta-ketoacyl-[acyl-carrier-protein] synthase family protein, with protein MKAPKNRRVFVIGYGAATPLGSTFESSWERAVRGEAGFRHVTRCHVQTACNVVGEIPDWDPRSLDFTDEKEIYNWNADFVILTMAVCQEAIRHARLEINAETGPRTACLIGSALNGSDAYRVAMENYVNHGPLKVSPYLLPNLCANLPSGKAGMLLGFTGPIFSPEGACASGNYAIGIGSRMIRDGDVDFVLAGGVDTCIIPEIIHGFENMNATIKIKAGDRAHDDPTQASRPFSADRKGFVLSEGAGILVLAADDMIAHYGFTPKAEVLGIGWNSDAHHITRPNKDTIVRCIRMAIDDAGLETRDIQYVNAHGTSTPKGDITEVQCLREVFGAHLEKMPVSSNKSQIGHTLGGAAAIEASFAIEGMRRGIILPTVNHVPDPEMDGVDVVPNEARKQNHDLIMSNSFGFGGTNCCVVFRGV; from the coding sequence ATGAAAGCGCCAAAGAACAGACGAGTCTTTGTCATAGGGTACGGGGCGGCGACTCCCCTGGGGAGCACCTTTGAATCGTCCTGGGAGCGGGCCGTCCGCGGCGAGGCCGGCTTCAGGCATGTGACCAGGTGCCATGTCCAGACCGCGTGCAATGTCGTCGGAGAGATCCCGGACTGGGACCCCCGGTCCCTCGATTTCACCGATGAAAAAGAGATATATAACTGGAACGCAGACTTCGTAATCCTCACCATGGCCGTGTGCCAGGAGGCGATCCGCCACGCCCGGCTGGAGATCAACGCTGAAACCGGGCCCCGCACCGCCTGCCTCATCGGCTCGGCCCTGAACGGCTCCGACGCCTATCGCGTGGCCATGGAAAACTACGTGAATCACGGGCCGCTGAAGGTGAGCCCCTACCTCCTGCCGAACCTGTGTGCGAACCTCCCCTCCGGAAAGGCCGGGATGCTCCTGGGATTCACCGGGCCCATCTTCTCTCCCGAGGGGGCCTGCGCCTCCGGCAACTACGCCATCGGCATCGGGTCCCGCATGATACGGGACGGCGATGTGGATTTCGTCCTGGCCGGCGGCGTCGACACCTGCATCATTCCGGAGATCATCCACGGTTTCGAGAACATGAACGCCACCATAAAGATCAAGGCCGGCGACCGGGCCCATGATGACCCGACCCAGGCGTCCCGGCCCTTCAGCGCGGACCGCAAGGGCTTCGTCCTGTCTGAGGGCGCCGGTATTCTCGTCCTGGCAGCCGACGACATGATAGCCCATTACGGCTTTACGCCCAAGGCCGAGGTCCTGGGGATCGGGTGGAACTCCGACGCGCACCACATCACGCGGCCCAACAAGGATACCATCGTGCGATGCATCCGCATGGCCATCGATGACGCCGGCCTGGAGACCAGGGACATACAGTACGTCAACGCCCACGGCACGTCGACGCCGAAGGGCGACATCACGGAGGTCCAGTGCCTGAGAGAAGTCTTCGGCGCGCACCTGGAGAAGATGCCCGTGTCCTCCAACAAGTCGCAGATCGGCCACACCCTGGGCGGCGCCGCCGCCATCGAGGCCTCCTTCGCCATAGAGGGTATGCGGCGCGGCATCATCCTTCCCACGGTGAACCACGTCCCGGACCCGGAAATGGACGGCGTCGACGTGGTCCCCAACGAGGCGCGGAAGCAGAATCACGACCTCATCATGTCCAACTCCTTCGGCTTCGGCGGAACCAACTGCTGCGTCGTATTCAGGGGGGTATAG
- the fabD gene encoding ACP S-malonyltransferase translates to MGEKTVYMFPGQGSQSVGMRGKLGTLTSEQKELFSAADYILGFPLSALIDEGPDEELTRTPNTQPALLVMGTAFAMALDARGQRADIVMGHSLGEYTALVHCGVIDFRDAVRIVRRRGELMEKAVKNTPGKMAAVIGTEREKLEEVLSRCSKEGVIEITNFNSPQQVVLSGETAVVSRAVAMINEGGSGKAVELNVSAPFHSSLMKPAAEEFEKFLAEFAFARPRLEFIDNVTGAMESDPEQIKKKLVDQLSSPVQWERSVLAACEAGASVFVESGPGTVLSGLVKRIVKDQKIVNGEKLLREA, encoded by the coding sequence ATGGGCGAAAAAACGGTATACATGTTTCCGGGCCAGGGATCGCAGTCCGTCGGGATGCGGGGCAAGCTCGGCACCCTGACCTCTGAGCAGAAAGAGCTTTTCAGCGCCGCGGATTACATCCTCGGATTTCCCCTGAGCGCCCTTATCGACGAAGGTCCCGACGAGGAGCTCACCCGCACCCCCAACACGCAGCCGGCCCTTCTGGTCATGGGGACCGCTTTCGCCATGGCCCTTGACGCCCGGGGCCAACGGGCGGACATCGTCATGGGCCATTCCCTCGGCGAGTACACGGCGCTGGTGCACTGCGGCGTGATCGACTTCAGGGACGCGGTGAGGATCGTGCGCCGCCGGGGCGAGCTTATGGAGAAGGCCGTGAAAAATACGCCGGGTAAGATGGCGGCGGTCATCGGCACGGAACGGGAAAAGCTCGAGGAGGTTCTCTCCCGATGCTCGAAGGAGGGCGTTATCGAGATCACTAACTTCAATTCCCCCCAGCAGGTGGTGCTTTCAGGCGAGACAGCGGTGGTGAGCCGCGCCGTAGCGATGATCAACGAGGGAGGCTCCGGCAAGGCGGTGGAGCTCAACGTGTCCGCGCCGTTCCATTCATCCCTGATGAAGCCGGCGGCGGAGGAATTCGAAAAATTTCTCGCGGAGTTCGCCTTCGCCAGGCCCAGGCTTGAATTCATAGACAACGTGACCGGCGCCATGGAAAGCGACCCGGAACAGATTAAGAAAAAGCTGGTGGACCAGCTCTCGAGCCCGGTCCAGTGGGAGAGATCGGTGCTCGCCGCCTGCGAAGCCGGCGCGTCCGTTTTCGTGGAATCGGGACCGGGCACGGTTCTCTCCGGCCTGGTGAAGCGCATCGTGAAGGACCAGAAGATAGTGAACGGCGAAAAGCTCCTCAGGGAGGCCTGA
- a CDS encoding acyl-CoA thioesterase, whose translation MKPKPFLPEQFDGDGRFVRDRNSGLVWHRCQHRTLYADTDRSDVVYHSNYLRYFELGRASLMRDTAYPYREIEDSGFVYPIIDLGITFYRPLYYDDLMWVHTRPIELERVKLKFDYLITLAETNELVCRGFTQHCALNKAGRPVAVDPKTVHLWKSFPK comes from the coding sequence GTGAAGCCGAAGCCATTTCTGCCTGAACAGTTCGACGGCGACGGCCGCTTCGTCCGCGACAGGAACAGCGGACTGGTGTGGCACCGCTGCCAGCACCGGACCCTCTATGCCGACACGGATCGCTCAGACGTGGTGTACCATTCAAACTACCTGCGCTACTTTGAGCTCGGCAGGGCCTCGCTCATGCGCGACACCGCCTACCCCTACCGGGAGATCGAGGATAGCGGCTTTGTCTACCCCATCATCGACCTGGGCATCACCTTCTACCGGCCCCTCTACTACGACGATCTCATGTGGGTCCATACCCGTCCCATCGAGCTCGAGCGGGTCAAGCTGAAGTTCGACTACCTCATCACCCTGGCCGAGACCAACGAGCTCGTCTGCCGGGGCTTTACACAGCACTGCGCCCTGAACAAGGCGGGGAGGCCCGTGGCGGTCGACCCGAAGACAGTCCACCTATGGAAGAGCTTTCCAAAATAA
- a CDS encoding acyl--CoA ligase produces MSDIVSLIRRLLSGPAEPLKEFVSPGCTYGDCYSHGAGFVDRFSAIEHDGEPVCLCTEDRGIIASAMLSSLAGGPVCVLPYSLSPQVLSEMRDILGFRYAIVDAPMELPDGVAGILPERGQWPPAKRPRDADSVFMQLFTGGSTGKPKVWQKTARNLLAEAAYQAEKYAFVGSDLVAATVPPYHIYGLLYTVMAPFLASASVLPGTYVFPGEIASVLAEKPATILVSVPVHYRLLKGADMDAPKLRLAFSSAGPLDREDAAAFYRRTGVGPEEIYGSTETGGIACKSSATGRNDLEPFECLEWKISHDRLCVKSPFISPDLPVDGKGFFMTGDRAMAAGGGRITLLGRADGVVKVGGKRVDLNEVQDKIKRLPGVRDACVISMSGSRGRGTDIAAVIETDMSEEEARACMAGALERYAVPRRIRTVATMPATSTGKYDREAIMKYFEFEQK; encoded by the coding sequence ATGTCTGATATTGTCTCATTAATCCGCCGCCTTCTTTCCGGTCCGGCCGAGCCTCTGAAGGAATTTGTCTCCCCCGGATGCACCTACGGCGACTGCTACAGCCACGGGGCCGGCTTCGTGGACCGTTTTTCCGCGATCGAACATGACGGCGAGCCGGTTTGCCTGTGCACCGAGGACCGGGGCATCATCGCGTCTGCCATGCTCTCCTCCCTGGCGGGAGGACCGGTGTGCGTGCTGCCCTATTCGCTCTCGCCCCAGGTGCTTTCGGAGATGCGCGATATCCTCGGGTTTCGGTACGCCATTGTGGACGCTCCCATGGAGCTTCCGGACGGCGTGGCTGGCATACTGCCCGAGCGGGGCCAGTGGCCGCCGGCGAAGCGGCCGAGGGATGCCGATTCCGTCTTCATGCAGCTGTTCACCGGCGGGTCCACCGGTAAGCCGAAGGTCTGGCAGAAAACGGCGCGGAACCTCCTTGCCGAGGCGGCCTACCAGGCCGAAAAGTACGCTTTCGTCGGCAGCGACCTGGTTGCCGCCACGGTGCCGCCCTATCATATATACGGCCTCCTCTATACCGTGATGGCCCCTTTTCTCGCTTCCGCCTCGGTCCTGCCCGGCACCTACGTGTTTCCCGGCGAGATCGCGTCGGTCCTCGCTGAAAAGCCGGCCACGATCCTGGTGAGCGTTCCGGTCCACTACCGCCTGCTCAAGGGCGCCGACATGGACGCGCCGAAGCTCCGCCTGGCCTTTTCATCGGCCGGGCCCCTGGACAGGGAGGACGCGGCAGCATTTTACCGCCGGACCGGCGTCGGGCCGGAAGAGATATACGGCTCCACCGAAACGGGAGGGATCGCCTGCAAGTCATCGGCGACGGGGCGCAACGACCTGGAGCCCTTTGAGTGCCTTGAATGGAAAATCAGCCATGACCGCCTCTGTGTAAAATCGCCCTTTATCTCTCCGGACCTTCCCGTGGACGGCAAGGGCTTTTTCATGACCGGGGACCGGGCCATGGCCGCCGGCGGCGGCCGCATCACCCTCCTCGGCAGGGCCGACGGCGTGGTGAAGGTCGGCGGAAAAAGGGTTGATTTAAATGAGGTGCAGGATAAGATAAAACGGCTTCCGGGAGTCCGGGACGCCTGCGTGATATCAATGAGCGGCAGCAGGGGAAGGGGAACGGACATAGCCGCAGTCATCGAAACCGACATGAGCGAAGAGGAAGCCCGCGCGTGCATGGCGGGCGCCCTGGAACGCTATGCAGTGCCGCGGCGGATACGGACGGTGGCGACAATGCCGGCCACCTCGACCGGCAAGTACGACCGCGAAGCCATCATGAAATACTTCGAATTTGAGCAGAAATGA
- a CDS encoding polyketide synthase dehydratase domain-containing protein yields MEELSKIKGPSRLPLSLPVADYLRDHLFNGRAVFPAVEAMRVLADSARSAVPGLDVNIITGADFSKFLYIDPAMTMVEAFNEIESEGGVVRSRLVTVRKQGTTSITRAVSHVSLSFPGHYPAGAAEPIDLVLGLEGICLHPEKERIYSELVPFKSAYQNIESLHLSEEGAIALVSGGSADAPSEPLGSPFPLDASFHGACVWGQRYRGIVGFPVRLDARIIHSITRAGETYICRVLPRSTNKDLLVYDLWIYDNGGILCEEVRGLQMRDVSGGTLLPPQWIGEGTGDPLSEIRGRCTDMALIELDTITAPCEKIFSGPELKRSASMREKRRLTFCSARLALKRLSRRQSGNDMATAPEEINTIHSDGRPRCPLTGSGEEICCTASHDSRFAIAAVSENPIGIDVEEITPRVLKGQGHYMNEEEISLVKGHPLGEMEASIRVWSAKEALSKATGLHLTETWGKSAVTAIGEKSSLIRIEGKKYEALHARVEGHLVTLIVLE; encoded by the coding sequence ATGGAAGAGCTTTCCAAAATAAAAGGCCCTTCACGGCTCCCCCTGTCGCTGCCGGTGGCCGATTACCTCCGCGACCACCTGTTCAACGGCAGGGCCGTTTTTCCCGCCGTGGAGGCGATGCGGGTCCTGGCGGATTCCGCTCGTTCCGCGGTGCCGGGCCTGGACGTGAACATCATCACCGGGGCCGATTTCAGCAAGTTCCTTTACATCGACCCCGCCATGACCATGGTCGAGGCCTTTAACGAAATCGAATCCGAAGGCGGCGTCGTGCGGTCAAGGCTCGTCACGGTACGGAAGCAGGGAACAACATCCATCACCCGGGCCGTGAGCCACGTTTCCCTCTCCTTTCCGGGGCATTATCCGGCCGGGGCAGCCGAGCCCATTGACCTGGTCCTCGGCCTGGAAGGTATATGCCTCCATCCTGAAAAAGAGCGGATCTACTCCGAGCTGGTGCCGTTCAAGTCCGCCTATCAGAACATCGAATCGCTCCACCTGTCGGAGGAGGGAGCCATTGCCCTGGTCAGCGGCGGCTCCGCCGATGCCCCGTCCGAGCCCCTGGGCTCTCCCTTTCCCCTGGACGCGTCCTTCCACGGCGCCTGCGTGTGGGGCCAGAGGTACCGGGGCATCGTGGGATTCCCGGTCCGTCTTGACGCGAGGATCATTCATTCCATAACCAGGGCCGGCGAAACCTATATCTGCAGGGTTCTCCCCCGCTCAACAAACAAAGACCTTCTGGTATACGACCTCTGGATATACGACAATGGCGGCATATTATGCGAGGAAGTCCGGGGCCTCCAGATGAGGGACGTGAGCGGCGGCACTCTGCTTCCGCCGCAGTGGATCGGCGAGGGCACAGGGGATCCCCTGTCGGAAATCCGCGGCCGCTGCACAGACATGGCCCTCATAGAGCTCGATACGATCACCGCTCCCTGCGAAAAGATCTTTTCCGGCCCGGAGCTTAAGCGCTCCGCTTCCATGCGGGAAAAGAGGCGCCTCACCTTCTGCTCCGCCCGCCTGGCCCTGAAACGGCTCTCCCGGAGACAATCCGGCAATGACATGGCTACCGCGCCGGAGGAGATCAATACGATCCACTCCGACGGAAGGCCCCGGTGTCCCCTGACAGGGAGCGGCGAAGAAATTTGCTGCACCGCCTCCCACGATTCGCGCTTCGCCATCGCAGCGGTGTCGGAAAACCCCATCGGCATAGACGTGGAGGAGATCACCCCGAGGGTGCTCAAGGGCCAGGGCCACTATATGAACGAAGAGGAAATCTCCCTGGTCAAAGGCCATCCCCTGGGCGAAATGGAGGCGTCCATCAGGGTATGGTCCGCCAAGGAGGCCCTGTCCAAGGCGACGGGACTGCACCTGACGGAGACCTGGGGCAAGTCGGCGGTAACAGCCATTGGAGAGAAATCCAGCCTTATCAGAATCGAAGGTAAAAAATATGAGGCCCTACATGCAAGGGTGGAGGGCCATCTGGTGACGCTGATTGTGCTTGAATAA
- a CDS encoding radical SAM protein, protein MRIVLVHPAGSNWIKGMQDLAAVANRMAPLGLLSIASYLERSGHEVFVHDCLGPGALRGTEKNAAAVATLRPDMIGVSATTSGFLDGYRLASLVKEKCPGVITVFGGVHISALGGELLEGYPEIDYLCLGEGEVTMAELADGRDPKAIDGLAWRNGKGVTVNRPRVHIADLDSLPFPAYGKLAGFPRGYNLPLFSYVRAPGATMITSRGCPYQCSYCDRSVFKRGFRYNSAGYIYEHMRHLRNDFGVRHVNIYDDLFTMNRDRIEELCGLLVTKPLGMNFNCAVRVGHADDDLLALLKRAGCLMVSLGIESADPDMLKRHKAGVKLEAVRDTVARIRKQGLRAKGLFMMGLPGETEDSVRATSDFVMSLGLDDMNMAKFTPFPGAPIWAGIEKEGTLENDWQQMNCLNFVFVPKGISSRERLDRLYNEHVKRFYSDRAWRRRFAKRLWQHRWSLWYLIRHIPSFARARKNFEPGE, encoded by the coding sequence ATGAGAATCGTCCTGGTACATCCAGCCGGGTCCAACTGGATCAAGGGAATGCAAGACCTCGCAGCCGTGGCGAACCGCATGGCGCCGTTGGGCCTTCTCTCCATCGCCTCGTACCTGGAGCGGTCGGGCCACGAGGTCTTCGTCCATGACTGCCTGGGCCCCGGCGCCCTCCGGGGGACAGAGAAAAACGCGGCCGCCGTGGCGACCCTGAGGCCGGACATGATCGGCGTTTCAGCCACCACCTCCGGCTTTCTCGATGGGTACCGCCTTGCCTCCCTCGTCAAGGAAAAATGCCCCGGCGTCATAACCGTTTTCGGCGGCGTCCATATCTCGGCCCTGGGTGGGGAGCTCCTCGAAGGGTATCCTGAAATCGATTACCTCTGCCTCGGCGAAGGGGAGGTCACCATGGCGGAACTGGCCGATGGCCGGGACCCGAAGGCCATCGACGGCCTGGCCTGGAGGAACGGGAAGGGCGTCACGGTAAACCGGCCCCGGGTCCATATCGCGGACCTTGATTCGCTCCCCTTCCCGGCCTACGGAAAGCTGGCGGGGTTCCCCCGGGGCTACAACCTGCCCCTCTTCAGCTATGTGAGGGCGCCGGGCGCCACCATGATCACCAGCCGCGGGTGCCCCTACCAGTGCTCCTACTGCGACCGCTCCGTGTTCAAGCGTGGTTTCCGCTACAATTCGGCCGGGTACATCTACGAGCACATGAGGCACCTCCGGAACGACTTCGGCGTACGCCACGTCAACATCTACGATGACCTCTTCACCATGAACCGGGATCGTATCGAGGAGCTGTGCGGGCTTCTCGTTACAAAGCCGCTGGGGATGAATTTCAACTGCGCGGTCCGCGTGGGCCACGCCGATGACGACCTCCTGGCCCTTCTTAAAAGGGCCGGGTGCCTCATGGTGTCCCTGGGGATCGAGTCTGCCGACCCGGATATGCTGAAGCGCCACAAGGCCGGTGTGAAGCTCGAGGCGGTGCGCGACACCGTGGCCCGGATCCGTAAGCAGGGCCTGCGGGCCAAGGGGCTCTTCATGATGGGCCTCCCGGGCGAGACCGAGGATTCAGTCCGGGCCACGAGCGACTTCGTCATGTCCCTGGGCCTGGACGACATGAACATGGCTAAGTTCACTCCCTTTCCCGGAGCCCCCATCTGGGCCGGCATCGAGAAGGAAGGGACCCTGGAGAACGACTGGCAGCAGATGAACTGCCTCAACTTTGTATTCGTGCCGAAGGGGATCTCTTCCCGGGAGCGCCTAGACCGCCTCTACAACGAGCATGTGAAGCGCTTCTACTCGGACCGGGCCTGGCGCAGGAGGTTCGCGAAGCGCCTCTGGCAGCACCGGTGGAGCCTCTGGTATTTAATCAGACACATCCCCTCATTCGCCCGGGCCCGGAAGAACTTCGAGCCGGGGGAGTAA